Part of the Enterobacter pseudoroggenkampii genome, GCTCAACCAACACCACCCGCGTTATGACCGTCGAGTAATAACGTCTCTGTTAAAAAGCCCTCTCCAGATGGAGAGGGCTTTTTTTATTTCGTTGGATACAGCTCTTTGCGTTTATACGGCTCTGTTTCGCCCGGTTTGCGCGTTTTAAGCAGCTTCAGAATCCACGTGTACTGTTCGGCATGCGGCCCCACCAGTATCTCTACCTCTTCGTTCATTCGACGCGCGATGGTGTGGTCGTCTGCGGTCAGCAGATCGTCCATCGGAGGACGGACCTCAATACTCAGACGATGCGTTTTGCCGTCATAGACCGGGAATAGCGGGATCACGCGGGCACGACAGACTTTCATCAGGCGACCTATCGCAGGGAGCGTCGCTTTATAGGTCGCAAAGAAATCGACAAACTCGCTGTGCTCGGGGCCGTGATCCTGATCCGGTAGATAGTAGCCCCAGTACCCCTGACGTACCGACTGAATGAAGGGCTTAATGCCATCGTTACGGGCATGCAGGCGTCCGCCAAAACGACGACGCACCGTGTTCCAGACAAAATCGAAAATCTTATTGCCCTGATTGTGGAACATTGCCGCCATCTTCTGGCCCTGAGAGGCCATCAGCATCGCCGGAATATCAACGCCCCAGCCGTGGGGGACGAGGAAAATGACTTTCTCGTCATTGCGGCGCATCTCCTCGATGATCTCCAGCCCTTTCCAGTCAATGCGATCGACGATTTTATCCGGCCCTTTCAGCGCCAGCTCCGCCATCATCGCCATGGCCTGCGGCGCGGTAGTATACATCTCATCAATGATTGCCTCGCGCTCGGCGTCGCTTTTCTCAGGAAAACAGTAATAGAGGTTGATCTGCGCACGACGGCGGGCGCTCTTGCCTAAACGCCCCGCCAGACGACCAATTTTACCCAGAACGGGATCGCGAACAGAGGCAGGCAGCATCGCCATCCCCGCAAAGGCGTAAACACCAAGCCAGGCGCCCCAGTTGCGCGGATGGCGGAAGGATTTTTCAAACTCAGGAATGTATTCAATATTGTTTTTTTGGGTTTCCATGCTGGATCCAGGGTCTGATGACGCAAAATTTTATTCAGATAGTGTAGCGAGGCAGTCGTCCACGCACAAAAGAAAAAGCCGGCGTCAGTGTGCGCCGGCTTTTTTAACAAAAACAGAGAACTTAGTTTAAGCTCAGCTGCGGCATCACCTCTTTCACCTGCGCCAGATAATCAGTACGATCTTTACCTGTCAGGCCTTCAGTGCGCGGCAGTTTCGCGGTCAGCGGGTTCACTGCTTGTTGGTTGATCCACACTTCATAGTGCAGGTGCGGGCCGGTAGAACGTCCGGTATTGCCGGAGATCGCGATACGGTCCCCGCGCTTCACCTTCTGGCCCGGTTTGACCAGCAGCTTACGCAGGTGCATATAGCGGGTCGTATAAGTACGACCATGACGTACCGCGACATAATATCCGGCGGCACCGCTACGCTTGGCCACCACCACTTCGCCATCCCCTACCGCCAGTACCGGCGTGCCCTGCGGCATGGCAAAGTCAACGCCACGGTGCGGCGCGACGCGCCCGGTTACCGGGTTCAGACGACGCGGGTTAAAGTTCGAGGAGACGCGGAACTGTTTTGCCGTCGGGAAACGCAGGAAGCCTTTCGCAAGACCCGTACCGCTGCGGTCATAGAACTTACCGTCTTCGGCACGAATCGCGTAGTAATCTTTGCCCTCAGAGCGCAGACGTACGCCCAGCAGCTGGCTTTGCTCGCGCTTGCCGTCCAGCATTTCGCGGGACATCAGAACGGAGAACTCATCGCCCTTCTTCAGCTTACGGAAATCCATCTGCCACTGCATGGCTTTGATCACCGAACTGATTTCAGCGCTGGTCAAGCCCGCATCTCGCGCGCTGGAGACAAAGCTCGCGCCCACGGTGCCTTTCAGAACGCTGTTAACCCAGTCGCCCTTCTGCATTTCGCTGGTCATCTTGAAACCGTTTGCAGTGCGATCGTAGGTGCGGGTTTCGCGGCGGGACATTTCCCAGGTCAGACGCTGGAGATCGCCATCCGCCGTTAGTGTCCAGGAGAGCTGTTGTCCGATTTTCAGGTTACGAAGATCTTTATCCGCAGCCGCCAGCTGGCTGATATTGCCCATGTCGATGCCGTACTGGTTCAGCACGCTGCTCAGCGTGTCCCCGGTAGACACAACATATTCGTGAATACCGGCTTCGTTCTCGGTTTTATCGTCCAGCTCATCCTGCGGAATGGCTTCATCTTCCTGAGCCGCCTGGTCGATAGGCTCACTGGCTTCAGGCAGCAAAGAACGGATTTCGCTCTTTTCAAGCTCAATGGTTTTGATGATAGGGGCAGAACTCGGGTGGTAAACATAGGGCCGCCAGACGGCGACCGCTAAGGTGAGTACTGTAAGCGACCCCAGCATAACGCGGTGGGGTCGAGGCAGATTGTTAAATGCCAGGGCGACAGAGCGGGCTATCTGTTGCACGTATTCACTTCCTCGTTAATCTCCTTTCAGGCAGCTCGCATACTGGTTCGCCAGTTGGCTGAGGAACTGCGAATAGCTCGCTTTGCTCAACTGGATATTCGTACCTAGCGGGTCAAGGGTTCCCATGCGCACGGATGTTCCCCTGGCCACGGCTTCTACGACCGCTGGCCTGAACTGTGGCTCAGCAAAAACGCATGTCGCTTTTTGCTCAACCAGCTGTGTTCTGATTTCATGTAAACGCTGCGCACCAGGCTGAATTTCAGGATTGACGGTAAAATGACCCAGCGGGGTCAAACCGTAGTGTTTTTCGTAATAGCCATAGGCGTCATGAAAAACGAAATACCCTTTACCTTTCAACGGTGCGAGCTCATTACCTACCTGCTTATCGGTTGCGGCTAATTGTGCCTCAAAATCCTTCAGGTTGGCGTCTAGTTTGGCTCGACTTTGCGGCATAAGTTCCACTAATTTGTCATGGATTGCAACCGCTGAAAGCCGCGCTATCTCTGGGGATAACCAAAGATGCATGTTGTACTCGCCGTGATGGTGATCTCCATCACCTTTTTCACCCTCTGCAGCGTGATGGTCATGTTCGTCACCGTCGTCATCCGCCCCTTTCATGAGCAGCGGTTTCACGCCGGGGAGGTCTGCAATCGCGACCTGCTTTTCGCCGGCAACCTGTTTTGCTGACTTCTGCATGAACGCTTCCATTTCCGGGCCAATCCAGACGACTAAGTCCGCGTTTTGTAAGCGTTTTACATCTGACGGGCGCAGGGAATAGTCATGCTCGGATGCACCATCAGGGAGCAGAACCTGGGTTTCCGTGACCCCGTCTGCAATGGCCGACGCGATGAATCCGAGTGGTTTAAGCGAAGCGACAACCGCAGCGTTAACATCTTGTGCGGTTGTACCCCAAAGGGCAGCGGATAATGCTGCGAAAAGAAGCGTATTTTTATGTAACATAATGCGACTAATCATCGTAGTGAATGCGTGGAATGTGATATTATAACATTCGTTGACTTCTTCAAGCTTAAAATGACATGACGACATTGGTTTCCCTTGAAAATATTTCGGTCTCATTTGGCCAGCGCCGCGTCCTCTCTGACGTGTCGCTCGATCTGAAGCCCGGCAAAATTCTGACGCTGCTCGGCCCCAATGGCGCAGGCAAATCCACCCTGGTGCGCGTGGTGCTGGGTCTGGTCGCACCCGATGAAGGCGTGATCAAGCGCGAGGAAAAATTGCGTATCGGTTATGTGCCGCAAAAACTTCATCTCGACGCCACGCTGCCGCTGACGGTCAGCCGCTTCCTGCGTCTGCGCCCCGGCACGCGTAAAGCCGATATTCTCCCGGCACTGAAACGCGTGCAGGCGGGCCATCTTGTCGATGCGCCGCTGCAAAAACTGTCCGGCGGTGAAACTCAGCGAGTCTTACTTGCCCGCGCGCTGCTGAGCAGCCCGCAGCTGCTGGTGCTGGATGAGCCGACTCAGGGTGTGGATGTGAATGGTCAGGTTGCGCTTTATGATTTGATCGACCAGCTACGTCGAGAGCTTGATTGCGCAGTGCTGATGGTGTCTCACGATCTCCATCTGGTGATGGCAAAAACCGACGAAGTGCTGTGTCTCAACCACCATATCTGCTGCTCCGGCACGCCAGAAGTGGTCTCCATGCACCCGGAGTTTATCTCTATGTTCGGCCCTCGCGGCGCTGAACAGCTGGGCATCTATCGCCATCATCATAATCATCGCCATGATTTACAGGGACGAATCGTACTGCGTCGGGGAAATGGACACTCATGATTGAACTGTTACTGCCCGGCTGGCTGGCCGGGATTATGCTTGCCTGCGCCGCGGGTCCGCTCGGCTCGTTTGTCGTCTGGCGCAGAATGTCCTATTTCGGCGATACCCTTGCGCACGCGTCCCTGCTGGGTGTTGCCTTTGGTCTGTTGCTTAATGTGAACCCGTTTTACGCGGTGATTGTGGTCACGCTGTTGCTGGCCGCCGGTCTGGTCTGGCTGGAGAAGCGCCCTCACCTCGCAATTGATACGCTGCTTGGCATTATGGCGCACAGTGCCCTGTCACTGGGCCTGGTGGTGGTCAGCCTGATGTCGAATATCCGCGTGGATCTGATGGCTTACCTGTTCGGTGACCTGCTGGCCGTCACGCCAGACGATCTCATCGCTATCGCCATTGGCGTGGTGGTGGTGCTCGCTATTCTGCTCTGGCAGTGGCGTAACCTGCTGGCCATGACCGTCAGCCCGGACCTGGCGTTTGTCGACGGCGTGAAGCTGCAGCGCGTTAAGCTGCTGCTGATGCTGGTAACGGCGTTAACCATAGGCGTGGCGATGAAGTTTGTCGGCGCGCTGATTATTACGTCGCTGCTGATCATCCCTGCGGCTACGGCGCGTCGTTTTGCCCGTACGCCGGAGCAGATGGCCGGTGTGGCCGTGATTGTCGGAATGATTGCGGTAACGGGTGGACTCACCTTCTCGGCGTTCTATGACACGCCTGCGGGGCCGTCTGTGGTGTTGAGTGCAGCGGTGCTGTTTATCTTCAGTATGATGAAGAAGACCGCAAATTAACATCGAGGGCGCTGATGCCCTCACCCTGGCCCTCTCCCACAGGGAGAGGGAACAATGCATTACGGCATTGCCGGTGGCGTAATGCCAAAATGATTCCACGCCCGCACCGTCGCCATACGTCCACGCGGGGTGCGCTGCAGGAAGCCCTGCTGGATTAGATACGGTTCAAGCACGTCCTCGATGGTTTCGCGCTCTTCCCCGATTGCCGCCGCCAGGTTATCCAGCCCGACCGGGCCGCCAAAGAACTTATCCAGCACCGCCAGCAGCAGTTTACGGTCCATATAGTCAAAGCCTTCGGCATCGACGTTCAGCATATCCAGCGCCTGCGCGGCGATCTCGGCGGAAATCGAGCCATCGTGCTTCACTTCGGCAAAGTCACGTACGCGGCGCAGCAGGCGGTTAGCGATACGCGGCGTACCGCGGGAACGCTTCGCCACTTCAAACGCGCCCTCTTCGCTCATTTCCAGCCCCATATAGCGGGCGCTACGGCCAACGATATGCTGGAGGTCCGCCACCTGGTAAAACTCAAGACGCTGCACGATACCGAAACGGTCGCGCAGCGGAGAGGTCAACGACCCGGCCCGCGTCGTTGCACCAATCAGGGTAAACGGCGGCAGATCGATTTTGATGGAGCGCGCGGCCGGGCCTTCGCCAATCATGATATCCAGCTGGTAATCTTCCATCGCCGGATAGAGCACTTCCTCCACCACCGGCGACAGGCGGTGGATCTCATCGATAAACAGCACGTCATGCGGTTCGAGGTTGGTCAGCATCGCAGCGAGATCGCCCGCCTTCTCCAGCACCGGGCCGGAGGTGGTGCGCAGGTTGACGCCCATTTCATTGGCGACGATATTCGCCAGCGTGGTTTTCCCCAAACCTGGAGGGCCAAAAATCAGCAGGTGATCGAGCGCATCGCCGCGCAGCTTTGCCGCCTGGATGAAAATCTCCATCTGGGAACGAACCTGCGGCTGGCCGATATACTCATCAAGCAGTTTTGGGCGGATCGCGCGATCCACCACGTCATCTGCCTGAATAGTGCCTGCCGATACCAGGCGGTCTGCTTCAATCATCCTTTACCTCACAATGCAGCGCGCAGCGCTTCGCGAATCAGGGTTTCACTGCTGGCGTCCGGTTTGGCAATTTTGCTCACCATACGGCTGGCCTCCTGAGGTTTATAGCCCAGCGCCACCAGCGCGGCAACCGCTTCCTGCTCGGCATCATCATCCGTGGCGGGGCCGCCTGGCGAGGTCAGTACCAAATCGGCAGCCGGCGTGAACAGATCGCCATGCAGACCTTTAAAGCGGTCTTTCATCTCGACAATCAGGCGCTCTGCCGTTTTCTTGCCGATGCCCGGAAGCTTAATCAGCGCAGCAGGATCTTCGCGCTCAACGGCATTCACAAACTGTGGCGCTGACATGCCGGATAAAATCGCCAGCGCCAGCTTCGGGCCAACGCCGTTAGTTTTAATCAGCTCGCGGAACAGGGTCCGCTCCTGCTTGTTATTGAAGCCGTACAGCAGTTGGGCATCTTCACGCACCACAAACTGTGTAAAGACAATCGCCTCTTTGCCCGCGTCCGGCAGCTCATAGAAGCAGGTCATCGGCATATGGACTTCATAGCCCACGCCACCCACTTCCAGCAGCACTAACGGGGGTTGTTTTTCAATGATGATGCCTCTGAGTCTGCCTATCACGTGACGCTCCTGCGTTCTGGGAGAAATTAACTGCCGACATAATAAAAAAAGGCTGGATGTTTATCCAGCCTGATTTCTCATTATCGTAACCTGCCTCGCGCCAGATTAAGCCGCGACTCGCTCATCTGCATCGCGTTCTGGCTGACGTGACAGTGGGTAATCGCAATCGCCAGCGCATCCGCGGCGTCGGCCTGCGGGTTCGCTGGCAGCTTCAGCAGGGTACGCACCATGTGCTGCACCTGACTTTTCTCCGCGCTACCAATGCCCACCACCGTCTGCTTGACCTGACGTGCCGCGTATTCAAATACCGGCAAATCCTGGTTGACCGCAGCCACAATGGCCACTCCGCGCGCCTGACCGAGCTTTAGCGCCGAATCGGCGTTTTTCGCCATAAAGACCTGCTCGATAGCGAAATAGTCCGGCTGAAACTGGGTGATGATCTCCGACACGCCCGCATAAATGAGCTTCAGGCGCGACGGCAGATCGTCCACTTTGGTGCGAATACAGCCGCTGCCGAGGTAGGTTAACTGGCGTCCCACCTGACGGATAACGCCATAACCGGTGACGCGTGAGCCTGGGTCAATCCCGAGAATAATCGACATCACGCGTCTCCTGTAACGGATTTACACGCTCTCATTAGAGAGTCGCTGCAACCTCATCAGAGATTTCACCGTTGTGGTACACTTCCTGCACGTCGTCGCAGTCTTCGAGCATGTCGATCAGACGCAGCAGTTTTGGTGCGGTTTCCGCATCCATGTCCGCTTTGGTGGACGGGATCATGGAGACTTCAGCGTTGTCCGCTTTCAGGCCAGCCGCTTCCAGCGCGTCGCGCACGGCACCCATCTCTTCCCATGCGGTGTAAACGTCGATAGCACCGTCATCGAAGGTCACCACGTCTTCCGCACCGGCTTCCAGCGCCGCTTCCATGATCGCATCTTCATCGCCTTTCTCGAAGGAGATGACGCCTTTTTTGCTGAACAGGTAAGCAACGGAACCGTCAGTGCCCAGGTTGCCACCGGTTTTGGTGAACGCGTGGCGCACTTCCGCAACGGTACGGTTACGGTTGTCGGACAGGCACTCAACCATCACCGCCGTACCGCCAGGGCCGTAACCTTCATAAATGATGGTTTCCATGTTCGCGTCTTCATCGCCGCCCACACCACGTGCGATAGCACGGTTTAGGGTGTCACGCGTCATGTTGTTGGACAGCGCTTTATCAACCGCCGCGCGCAGACGCGGGTTAGAAGCCGGGTCACCGCCGCCCAGACGCGCTGCCGTCACCAGCTCGCGAATGATTTTGGTAAAGATCTTACCGCGCTTGGCATCCTGTGCCGCTTTGCGGTGTTTGGTGTTGGCCCACTTACTATGACCTGCCATAAAAATATCCTCAAAGAGCGCGCCTTTTCAGGCAGCGTTAATTACAAATTCTTCAATCGCCTGCCGGTTGCTCCACGACTTGGTCAGTGCGGCGGCCTCCGCCGCATTCACCCAGCGGTAGGTCAGGTGTTCGGTAAACACGATCTCCCGTTCATGGGGGAGCGCGAGACAGAACCACGACTCCGTGTTGCGGCTGGTACCCGGCGCGTAGCGATGACGTAAATGGCTAAAAATTTCAAACTCCACCGTGCGCTGACAGTCCTTCAGGGTCAGTTGCTCGCGGGCAACGTCAATGGCGACCTCTTCCTTTACTTCACGCGCGGCGGCCTGCGGCGCGGTTTCTCCCTCTTCCAGACTGCCGGTTACCGACTGCCAGAAATCAGGGTCATCGCGCCGCTGCAACATCAGCACCCGCTTCGTGTCTTCTGCATAAATGACCACCAGAACCGAAACGGGAAGCTTATATTCCATATCAGTTTTTCTCTTCCTTCTTCACCACTTCAATGCCCAGCTCAGCCAGAGAGGCTGGGTTAGCAAAGCTTGGCGCTTCGGTCATCAGACACGCTGCGGCAGTGGTTTTCGGGAAGGCAATAACATCACGAATGTTATCGGTGCCGGTCAGCAGCATGGTCAGTCGGTCAAGTCCGAAGGCCAGACCTGCGTGCGGAGGCGTACCGTATTTCAGCGCGTCCAGCAGGAAGCCAAACTTCTCGCGCTGCTCCTGCTCGTTGATGCCCAGGATGCCGAACACGGTCTGCTGCATTTCACCGCTGTGAATACGCACGGAACCGCCGCCCACTTCGTAGCCGTTGATAACCATGTCATAAGCGTTCGCGACCGCGTCTTCCGGCGCCGCTTTCAGCTCTGCTGCCGTCATGTCTTTTGGCGAGGTGAACGGGTGGTGCATCGCCGTCAGGCCGCCTTCACCGTCGTCTTCAAACATTGGGAAGTCGATAACCCACAGCGGCGCCCATTTGTTTTCGTCGGTCAGGCTCAGGTCTTTGCCGAGCTTCAGACGCAGCGCGCCCATCGCATCCGCCACAACTTTCTTGTTGTCTGCGCCGAAGAAGATCATGTCGCCGTCCTGCGCGCCGGTGCGCTCAAGGATCGCTTCCACGATGTCCGCGTTCAGGAATTTCGCTACCGGGCTGGTGATACCTTCCAGACCTTTCGCACGCTCGGTCACCTTAATATAGGCCAGACCTTTCGCGCCGTAGATCTTGATGAAGTTGCCGTAGTCGTCGATCTGCTTGCGGCTCAGAGCTGCACCACCCGGCACGCGCAGAGCCGCCACGCGGCCTTTAGGATCGTTAGCCGGGCCAGCGAAGACGGCAAACTCAACGCCTTTCACCAGGTCTGCAACGTCCACCAGCTCCATCGGGTTACGCAGGTCAGGTTTGTCGGAGCCGTAGCGACGCTCGGCTTCAGCGAAGGTCATAATTGGGAAATCGCCCAGCTCAACGCCTTTTACGTCGTTCCACAGGCTACGCACCAGGGCTTCCATCACTTCACGCACCTGTTCGGCGGTCATGAAGGAGGTTTCCACGTCGATCTGGGTAAATTCTGGCTGGCGGTCAGCGCGCAGGTCTTCGTCGCGGAAGCATTTAACGATCTGATAGTAACGATCGAAGCCGGACATCATCAGCAGCTGTTTGAACAGCTGCGGAGACTGCGGCAGCGCGTAGAATTTACCTTTATGAACGCGGGATGGGACCAGGTAGTCGCGCGCGCCTTCCGGCGTGGCTTTGGTCAGCATCGGGGTTTCGATATCGAGGAAACCGTGATCATCCATAAAGCGACGCACCAGGCTGGTGATTTTCGCACGGGTTTTCAGGCGCTGAGCCATTTCCGGGCGACGCAGATCCAGGTAGCGGTATTTCAGACGCGCTTCTTCAGTGTTGACGTGGTTGGAGTCCAGCGGCAGCGCTTCAGCACGGTTGATGATCGTCAGATCGGACGCCAGCACTTCAATGGCACCCGTCGCCATGTCGGCGTTAACGTTTTTCTCGTCACGCGCACGCACGGTGCCGGTAACCTGAATGCAGAACTCATTACGCAGCTCAGAGGCCAGCTTCAACGCATCTGCGCGATCCGGGTCGAAGAACACCTGAACGATACCTTCGCGGTCGCGCATATCGATGAAGATAAGGCTACCAAGATCACGACGACGATTGACCCAACCACACAGGGTGACCTGCTGTCCGACGTGGGACTGACGCAGCTGCCCGCAATATTCTGTACGCATGAGATATCCCTTAATTAGCCGCAGGCTAAATGTCGCCTGGTATGCAGGCTACTATGTCGCAGCTTTCTGTATGTCACAACTGGATGAAAAAAGGCGGCTATTATACTGGAAATTCCGCCGGACGATAAGAGCGAACCACGGCCAGGCGGTCGTTTGCTGCACTCTTATTGCGCATTCTCACAAAAATTAACAAAATTATGCGACCAATAACAGGCCATCACGTCGTATGGTGTCCAGAAGTGATTAATTTAACGGGAGTAACAATGTTAACCCTTGATGCCAAAAAAACCGCGCTTGTAGTGATTGATTTACAGGAAGGCATTTTGCCCTTTGCCGGTGGCCCGCATACCGCAGACAATGTGGTCAGCCGCGCCGCTCGCCTGGCGGAGAAATGCCGTGCCAGCGGTGCGCAGGTGGTCATGGTGCGCGTCGGCTGGTCCGCGGATTACGCCGAAGCGTTAAAACAGCCCGTTGATGCGCAGGCACCCGCGCGAGCCCTGCCGGAAAACTGGTGGACGTACCCGGTCTCACTCGGCAAATGCGACAGCGATATTGAAGTGACCAAACGCCAGTGGGGTGCCTTCTACGGTACCGATCTCGAGCTGCAGCTCCGCCGTCGCGGCATTGACACTCTCATCCTGTGCGGCATTTCCACCAATATCGGCGTGGAGTCAACCGCCCGCAACGCCTGGGAACTGGGCTTTAATCTGGTGATCGCCGAAGATGCCTGCAGCGCGGCCTCCGCGGAACAGCATCAGGGCAGCATGACCCATATCTTCCCGCGCATCGGCCGCGTGCGCAGCACGGATGAGATCCTTCGCGCACTATGATGTATGTGGGCCTGCCCCAGTGGTCGCACCCGAAATGGGTGCGCCTTGGCATCACCAGCCTTGAAGAGTATGCCCGACACTTCAACTGTGTCGAGGGCAACACCACCCTGTATGCGCTCCCCAAAGCTGAGATTGTCGCACGCTGGCGGGAGCAAACAACCGACGATTTCCGTTTCTGCTTCAAGTTTCCGGCGACCATTTCTCACCAGGCCGCACTGCGAAACTGCGGTGAGTTGACCGACGAATTCTTTGCCCGGATGGCGCCTCTGGCAAACCGCATCGGCCAGTACTGGCTGCAGCTTCCGGCCGTCTTTGGCCCTCGCGACCTGCCCGCACTGTGGACGTTTCTGGACGCCCTGCCCCGGGAGTTTACCTATGGGGTGGAGGTCCGACACAAGGACTTCTTTGCGAAGGGCGAAGCAGAAAAAGCGCTCAACCGCGGCCTTCTTGAACGTTCCGTCAACCGGGTGATCCTCGACAGCCGTCCGGTGCACAGCGCGATACCGCACAGTGAGGCCATCATTGAGGCGCAGCGTAAAAAACCGAAAGTGCCGGTCCACGCCATCATGACTGCGCAGAACCCGATGGTCAGGTTTATCGGCAGCGATAACATGCAGCAAAACCAGGCGATGTTCGCCGTCTGGCTGGAAAAACTGGCCTCGTGGGAACACACCACCACGCCGTATCTCTTTTTGCACACGCCGGATATTGCCCAGGCCCCCGAACTGGTCGATGCTCTGTGGCAGGCCTTGCAGGCTGCGGTGCCGTCCGTGGGCAGCGCCCCTGGCATCCCACAACAATCTTCTCTTTTCTGATATCACCCCCTATCATAGTGAAGTGCCATCTGCCAAAAAACAGGGAGTTTGTATGGTCAGCGCGCTGTATGCGGTGTTAGGTGCATTACTGCTGATTAAGTTTTCATTTGATGTTGTGCGCCTCAGAACGCTGTACCGTGTCTCCTACGGTGACGGCGGATTTTCAGAGCTACAAAGCGCTATCCGCATTCATGGCAACGCGGTCGAATACATCCCCGCAGCCTTAATCCTGCTGCTTTTTATGGAGATGAATGGCGCAGAAACCTGGATGGTTCATATCTGTGGCCTGCTTCTTATTGCTGGCCGCCTGATGCATTATTACGGCTTTCACCACCGCTTAATCCGCTGGCGTCGTTCCGGCATGAGTGCGACCTGGTGTTCGCTTTTGCTGATGGTGCTGGCTAACCTGTGGTATATGCCGTGGGAGTTGGTTTTCTCCCTCCATTAGCGCACAATACGCCACTTTATTTTTCCCGGATTTTTACGTTATGTCAGATCGCGACACGCTTTTTTCCGCGCCTATCGCCAGCTTGGGCGACTGGACCTTCGATGAACGGGTAGCTGAAGTCTTCCCGGATATGATCCAGCGCTCTGTTCCCGGTTATTCCAATATTATCTCTATGATCGGCATGCTGGCTGAGCGCTTCGTTCAACCCGGCACGCAGGTCTATGACCTGGGCTGCTCGCTCGGCGCGGCAACGCTGTCGGTTCGTCGTAATATTCACCAGGAAGGCTGCCGAATCATTGCCGTCGATAACTCCCCGGCCATGGTTGAGCGCTGCCGTCGCCATATTGACGCGTACAAAGCCCCTGTTCCGGTGGACGTGGTGGAAGGTGATATCCGCGAGATTGAAATCAATAACGCCTCGATGGTGGTGCTGAATTTCACCCTTCAGTTCCTGGTGCCGGAAGACCGCCAGCTGCTGCTGGACAAAATTTATCAGGGGCTGAATCCTGGCGGCGCGCTGGTGCTCTCGGAGAAATTCAGCTTCGAAGATGCCGAGGTTGGCGAGCTGCTGTTCAACATGCACCACGATTTCAAACGGGCGAACGGCTACAGCGAGCTGGAGATCAGCCAGAAGCGCAGCATGCTCGAAAACGTGATGCTGACGGATTCCGTAGAAACCCACAAAGCGCGTCTGAGCAAAGCCGGGTTTGAGCACAGCGAACTGTGGTTCCAGTGCTTTAACTTTGGCTCTCTGGTGGCGCTGAAAGCGGGGAAACCGGCATGATCGAA contains:
- the mepM gene encoding murein DD-endopeptidase MepM translates to MQQIARSVALAFNNLPRPHRVMLGSLTVLTLAVAVWRPYVYHPSSAPIIKTIELEKSEIRSLLPEASEPIDQAAQEDEAIPQDELDDKTENEAGIHEYVVSTGDTLSSVLNQYGIDMGNISQLAAADKDLRNLKIGQQLSWTLTADGDLQRLTWEMSRRETRTYDRTANGFKMTSEMQKGDWVNSVLKGTVGASFVSSARDAGLTSAEISSVIKAMQWQMDFRKLKKGDEFSVLMSREMLDGKREQSQLLGVRLRSEGKDYYAIRAEDGKFYDRSGTGLAKGFLRFPTAKQFRVSSNFNPRRLNPVTGRVAPHRGVDFAMPQGTPVLAVGDGEVVVAKRSGAAGYYVAVRHGRTYTTRYMHLRKLLVKPGQKVKRGDRIAISGNTGRSTGPHLHYEVWINQQAVNPLTAKLPRTEGLTGKDRTDYLAQVKEVMPQLSLN
- the znuC gene encoding zinc ABC transporter ATP-binding protein ZnuC, coding for MTTLVSLENISVSFGQRRVLSDVSLDLKPGKILTLLGPNGAGKSTLVRVVLGLVAPDEGVIKREEKLRIGYVPQKLHLDATLPLTVSRFLRLRPGTRKADILPALKRVQAGHLVDAPLQKLSGGETQRVLLARALLSSPQLLVLDEPTQGVDVNGQVALYDLIDQLRRELDCAVLMVSHDLHLVMAKTDEVLCLNHHICCSGTPEVVSMHPEFISMFGPRGAEQLGIYRHHHNHRHDLQGRIVLRRGNGHS
- the lpxM gene encoding lauroyl-Kdo(2)-lipid IV(A) myristoyltransferase (LpxM is lauroyl-Kdo(2)-lipid IV(A) myristoyltransferase, an enzyme characterized in Escherichia coli and involved in biosynthesis of the form of lipid A found in that species and some closely related species.) produces the protein METQKNNIEYIPEFEKSFRHPRNWGAWLGVYAFAGMAMLPASVRDPVLGKIGRLAGRLGKSARRRAQINLYYCFPEKSDAEREAIIDEMYTTAPQAMAMMAELALKGPDKIVDRIDWKGLEIIEEMRRNDEKVIFLVPHGWGVDIPAMLMASQGQKMAAMFHNQGNKIFDFVWNTVRRRFGGRLHARNDGIKPFIQSVRQGYWGYYLPDQDHGPEHSEFVDFFATYKATLPAIGRLMKVCRARVIPLFPVYDGKTHRLSIEVRPPMDDLLTADDHTIARRMNEEVEILVGPHAEQYTWILKLLKTRKPGETEPYKRKELYPTK
- the znuB gene encoding zinc ABC transporter permease subunit ZnuB, which produces MIELLLPGWLAGIMLACAAGPLGSFVVWRRMSYFGDTLAHASLLGVAFGLLLNVNPFYAVIVVTLLLAAGLVWLEKRPHLAIDTLLGIMAHSALSLGLVVVSLMSNIRVDLMAYLFGDLLAVTPDDLIAIAIGVVVVLAILLWQWRNLLAMTVSPDLAFVDGVKLQRVKLLLMLVTALTIGVAMKFVGALIITSLLIIPAATARRFARTPEQMAGVAVIVGMIAVTGGLTFSAFYDTPAGPSVVLSAAVLFIFSMMKKTAN
- the znuA gene encoding zinc ABC transporter substrate-binding protein ZnuA, with protein sequence MLHKNTLLFAALSAALWGTTAQDVNAAVVASLKPLGFIASAIADGVTETQVLLPDGASEHDYSLRPSDVKRLQNADLVVWIGPEMEAFMQKSAKQVAGEKQVAIADLPGVKPLLMKGADDDGDEHDHHAAEGEKGDGDHHHGEYNMHLWLSPEIARLSAVAIHDKLVELMPQSRAKLDANLKDFEAQLAATDKQVGNELAPLKGKGYFVFHDAYGYYEKHYGLTPLGHFTVNPEIQPGAQRLHEIRTQLVEQKATCVFAEPQFRPAVVEAVARGTSVRMGTLDPLGTNIQLSKASYSQFLSQLANQYASCLKGD
- the ruvB gene encoding Holliday junction branch migration DNA helicase RuvB, which translates into the protein MIEADRLVSAGTIQADDVVDRAIRPKLLDEYIGQPQVRSQMEIFIQAAKLRGDALDHLLIFGPPGLGKTTLANIVANEMGVNLRTTSGPVLEKAGDLAAMLTNLEPHDVLFIDEIHRLSPVVEEVLYPAMEDYQLDIMIGEGPAARSIKIDLPPFTLIGATTRAGSLTSPLRDRFGIVQRLEFYQVADLQHIVGRSARYMGLEMSEEGAFEVAKRSRGTPRIANRLLRRVRDFAEVKHDGSISAEIAAQALDMLNVDAEGFDYMDRKLLLAVLDKFFGGPVGLDNLAAAIGEERETIEDVLEPYLIQQGFLQRTPRGRMATVRAWNHFGITPPAMP